In one Lolium rigidum isolate FL_2022 chromosome 3, APGP_CSIRO_Lrig_0.1, whole genome shotgun sequence genomic region, the following are encoded:
- the LOC124697232 gene encoding mitogen-activated protein kinase kinase 9-like, whose protein sequence is MKPANLLVSRTGQVKIADFGIAEVVTRAGSHRAAYEGTAAYMSPERFDTEPAHDGEEEVRVDPYAADVWGLGLIVLELLMGRYPLLPAGKKPTFPALMWAICFGELPAIPDGAASPALRDFVAACLHKDHRKRATVADLLAHPFVTGRDMAASRCALCQVIEQRCR, encoded by the coding sequence ATGAAGCCGGCCAACCTCCTGGTCAGCAGGACCGGGCAGGTCAAGATTGCCGACTTCGGCATCGCCGAGGTCGTCACCCGCGCCGGCAGCCACCGCGCGGCATACGAGGGCACCGCCGCGTACATGAGCCCTGAGCGCTTCGACACGGAGCCTGCgcacgacggcgaggaggaggtccGCGTCGACCCCTATGCCGCCGACGTTTGGGGCCTTGGCTTGATCGTCTTGGAGCTCTTGATGGGCCGGTACCCGCTGCTCCCAGCTGGGAAGAAGCCGACCTTTCCGGCGCTTATGTGGGCCATCTGCTTCGGCGAGCTGCCGGCAATTCCCGACGGCGCGGCGTCGCCGGCGCTCCGGGATTTCGTGGCCGCCTGTCTGCACAAGGACCACCGGAAGCGGGCTACCGTTGCGGACCTCCTCGCTCACCCATTCGTCACCGGAAGAGACATGGCAGCGTCGAGGTGTGCCCTCTGCCAAGTGATCGAGCAGCGGTGTCGATAA